One segment of Polyodon spathula isolate WHYD16114869_AA chromosome 20, ASM1765450v1, whole genome shotgun sequence DNA contains the following:
- the ten1 gene encoding CST complex subunit TEN1 isoform X4: protein MLPAPGVFHFLWEITSGAVQEGATVRTIGRLACYRLEDSEVTLTVRHGSTQHQLVVLTGFVEPFLPITGALYMMLGECESIEADGTTVLRARVLNCVEGVNLPQLEDAVSEQRRFFQEREREREREREREGGTSAPHTSAEGPC from the exons ATGTTACCAGCGCCTGGTGTGTTCCACTTTCTCTGGGAGATCACCTCCGGGGCTGTCCAGGAGGGGGCGACAGTGAGGACTATTGGCAG GCTGGCCTGTTACAGATTAGAAGACTCAGAGGTGACCCTGACAGTCCGTCACGGATCCACTCAGCACCAGCTTGTGGTTCTCACAGGCTTCGTGGAGCCCTTCCTGCCCATTACCGGGGCACTGTACATGATGCTGGGGGAGTGTGAGAGCATAGAAG CAGATGGCACCACAGTGCTGCGCGCGCGTGTGCTGAACTGCGTGGAAGGGGTTAACCTGCCGCAGCTGGAGGACGCGGTGAGCGAGCAGAGGAGGTTCTtccaggagagggagagggagagggagagggagagggagagggaggggggcacATCCGCTCCGCACACCAGCGCCGAAGGGCCCTGCTGA
- the ten1 gene encoding CST complex subunit TEN1 isoform X3 gives MRPCRCEDVSGGARACGISFCNSRPKREVIQCVTMLPAPGVFHFLWEITSGAVQEGATVRTIGRLACYRLEDSEVTLTVRHGSTQHQLVVLTGFVEPFLPITGALYMMLGECESIEADGTTVLRARVLNCVEGVNLPQLEDAVSEQRRFFQEREREREREREREGGTSAPHTSAEGPC, from the exons ATGAGGCCGTGTCGGTGTGAGGATGTGAGCGGCGGCGCCCGGGCGTGCGGGATAAGCTTCTGCAACAGCAGACCAAAGAGAGAAGTCATTCAGTG TGTGACGATGTTACCAGCGCCTGGTGTGTTCCACTTTCTCTGGGAGATCACCTCCGGGGCTGTCCAGGAGGGGGCGACAGTGAGGACTATTGGCAG GCTGGCCTGTTACAGATTAGAAGACTCAGAGGTGACCCTGACAGTCCGTCACGGATCCACTCAGCACCAGCTTGTGGTTCTCACAGGCTTCGTGGAGCCCTTCCTGCCCATTACCGGGGCACTGTACATGATGCTGGGGGAGTGTGAGAGCATAGAAG CAGATGGCACCACAGTGCTGCGCGCGCGTGTGCTGAACTGCGTGGAAGGGGTTAACCTGCCGCAGCTGGAGGACGCGGTGAGCGAGCAGAGGAGGTTCTtccaggagagggagagggagagggagagggagagggagagggaggggggcacATCCGCTCCGCACACCAGCGCCGAAGGGCCCTGCTGA
- the ten1 gene encoding CST complex subunit TEN1 isoform X1, which yields MRPCRCEDVSGGARACGISFCNSRPKREVIQCSVTMLPAPGVFHFLWEITSGAVQEGATVRTIGRLACYRLEDSEVTLTVRHGSTQHQLVVLTGFVEPFLPITGALYMMLGECESIEADGTTVLRARVLNCVEGVNLPQLEDAVSEQRRFFQEREREREREREREGGTSAPHTSAEGPC from the exons ATGAGGCCGTGTCGGTGTGAGGATGTGAGCGGCGGCGCCCGGGCGTGCGGGATAAGCTTCTGCAACAGCAGACCAAAGAGAGAAGTCATTCAGTG CAGTGTGACGATGTTACCAGCGCCTGGTGTGTTCCACTTTCTCTGGGAGATCACCTCCGGGGCTGTCCAGGAGGGGGCGACAGTGAGGACTATTGGCAG GCTGGCCTGTTACAGATTAGAAGACTCAGAGGTGACCCTGACAGTCCGTCACGGATCCACTCAGCACCAGCTTGTGGTTCTCACAGGCTTCGTGGAGCCCTTCCTGCCCATTACCGGGGCACTGTACATGATGCTGGGGGAGTGTGAGAGCATAGAAG CAGATGGCACCACAGTGCTGCGCGCGCGTGTGCTGAACTGCGTGGAAGGGGTTAACCTGCCGCAGCTGGAGGACGCGGTGAGCGAGCAGAGGAGGTTCTtccaggagagggagagggagagggagagggagagggagagggaggggggcacATCCGCTCCGCACACCAGCGCCGAAGGGCCCTGCTGA
- the ten1 gene encoding CST complex subunit TEN1 isoform X2 yields the protein MRPCRCEDVSGGARACGISFCNSRPKREVIQCSVTMLPAPGVFHFLWEITSGAVQEGATVRTIGRLACYRLEDSEVTLTVRHGSTQHQLVVLTGFVEPFLPITGALYMMLGECESIEDGTTVLRARVLNCVEGVNLPQLEDAVSEQRRFFQEREREREREREREGGTSAPHTSAEGPC from the exons ATGAGGCCGTGTCGGTGTGAGGATGTGAGCGGCGGCGCCCGGGCGTGCGGGATAAGCTTCTGCAACAGCAGACCAAAGAGAGAAGTCATTCAGTG CAGTGTGACGATGTTACCAGCGCCTGGTGTGTTCCACTTTCTCTGGGAGATCACCTCCGGGGCTGTCCAGGAGGGGGCGACAGTGAGGACTATTGGCAG GCTGGCCTGTTACAGATTAGAAGACTCAGAGGTGACCCTGACAGTCCGTCACGGATCCACTCAGCACCAGCTTGTGGTTCTCACAGGCTTCGTGGAGCCCTTCCTGCCCATTACCGGGGCACTGTACATGATGCTGGGGGAGTGTGAGAGCATAGAAG ATGGCACCACAGTGCTGCGCGCGCGTGTGCTGAACTGCGTGGAAGGGGTTAACCTGCCGCAGCTGGAGGACGCGGTGAGCGAGCAGAGGAGGTTCTtccaggagagggagagggagagggagagggagagggagagggaggggggcacATCCGCTCCGCACACCAGCGCCGAAGGGCCCTGCTGA